The sequence CTGTCTCGAAACGCTGGCGGGCTTCTTCTTTTTTCCCATCCATCAACTCCAGCTGGCCCATACCTACCAGCAAAGCCGGCGCATTGCCATTTGTTGCCAGGGCTTTCTGGTACACATTCCTGGCCCCGATAGAATCGCCCATTTCAATTAAGGTTTGTCCTAACCAGTATGTGGCGGCAATATCATTCGGATTTGCGGCTAAAGTCTTTTCAAGAGACTCTTTGGCACTCTTGTAGCGTTCATAATAGTAAAACTTCTTACCCTGCTCCACACTCTGCGCGAACAGGGAATTGCCACAAATTACGGCACCTAAAACCAGGCTGTAGAGGTATTTCTTCATTGTCGTTTGCTGTTTTAGTCGAATTATAAATGTATTAAAAACTGGACGTATTATTCATTGATTCCTGCACTTCTTATTTCAAACTGCATCCGGGCAGGCCATAAATAAGCCCGCCGGAAGATCAACTGGCCTCTTTCATAGATGAGAAAATTCGCAAATCCGCTTCCCAATCCTTCATAATTTTCTTTTAAAATGTAATGCAATCCACGTACCAAAGGATATTGTAAGGTAGCAATATTGGCCTGTGAAGGTTTAACAAAATCGGTCCCGACGCAATTCTTGCAGTGCAGCGAGGCAATGGTCACCTGCCTTTGGTACCGCACATGTGCCGAATCTTCGGGATTGCCAATCCAGCTTACCCCTACAAATCCAACTGCATCAGGATTGGCGGCCACGTAATCAATCACACCCTGGCTGGAAGTTGCCGCTGTAACTGTTTTCCCCAGGGGTTGTCCCTGCAAAATGGAATCCAGCGCATAACGGACTGTACTTGTAGCTGTGAGACCATCTAATACAGGCCTAAGTTTAAGTGTACTGGTGCCATTTAGCAGCGATTTAACATCAGCAATCTCCAGTACGGAATCCTTTGACTGCTTATTAACGATCA comes from Flavihumibacter fluvii and encodes:
- a CDS encoding PstS family phosphate ABC transporter substrate-binding protein is translated as MRLIRAFMLKRKNRLTIAAATMMLFSHCNNGPVVYHTDKLDRGTIHISVDESFKPVIDSQIKVFESSFPDAHIVAHYKPEADCLKDMLVDSIRMVIITRQLQPSEEQRLKDTLSFIPVQGRIAYDAVTVIVNKQSKDSVLEIADVKSLLNGTSTLKLRPVLDGLTATSTVRYALDSILQGQPLGKTVTAATSSQGVIDYVAANPDAVGFVGVSWIGNPEDSAHVRYQRQVTIASLHCKNCVGTDFVKPSQANIATLQYPLVRGLHYILKENYEGLGSGFANFLIYERGQLIFRRAYLWPARMQFEIRSAGINE